One segment of bacterium DNA contains the following:
- the infA gene encoding translation initiation factor IF-1, translating to MPKEEKIEVEGIVIEALPNAMFRVELDKGHRILAHISGKMRMHFIKILAGDKVKVELSPYDLTRGRIVYRYK from the coding sequence ATGCCTAAGGAAGAAAAGATTGAAGTAGAAGGAATAGTCATCGAAGCTTTACCTAATGCTATGTTCAGAGTTGAGCTGGATAAGGGCCACCGGATTTTAGCTCACATTTCCGGAAAAATGAGAATGCATTTCATTAAGATACTGGCTGGAGATAAGGTTAAGGTAGAACTTTCTCCGTATGACCTGACTAGAGGAAGGATAGTTTATCGTTATAAATAG
- the rpmJ gene encoding 50S ribosomal protein L36 has product MKVRASVKPICKKCKIIKRKGVIRIICTNPRHKQKQG; this is encoded by the coding sequence ATGAAAGTAAGGGCTTCCGTTAAACCGATATGTAAGAAATGTAAAATAATTAAGAGAAAAGGAGTAATAAGAATAATCTGCACCAACCCAAGACATAAACAGAAGCAAGGATGA
- the rpsM gene encoding 30S ribosomal protein S13, whose amino-acid sequence MARIAGVELPSQKRVEIGLTYIYGIGRNSSNEILREAGINPSTRVKDLTESEINAIQTIIQRNFRVEGELKRTVQGNIKRLIDIGSYRGIRHRRGLPVRGQRTKTNARTKRGRKKTVGTVKKEEVKEEKE is encoded by the coding sequence ATGGCTCGTATAGCAGGAGTGGAATTGCCTTCGCAGAAGAGAGTTGAAATTGGTTTAACTTATATTTATGGAATTGGGAGAAATTCCTCCAATGAGATTCTCCGCGAGGCAGGAATCAACCCTAGTACCAGGGTAAAAGACCTGACGGAAAGTGAAATTAACGCCATACAGACAATAATCCAGAGGAATTTCCGAGTGGAAGGGGAGCTTAAGCGAACTGTTCAGGGAAACATTAAGAGATTGATTGATATCGGGTCCTATCGAGGCATACGCCACCGTCGGGGATTACCCGTACGGGGTCAAAGAACAAAGACTAATGCTCGCACCAAGCGAGGCAGAAAGAAGACGGTGGGTACTGTCAAAAAAGAGGAGGTAAAGGAGGAAAAAGAATAA
- the rpsK gene encoding 30S ribosomal protein S11, with amino-acid sequence MAKHILEGRVYIQATFNNTIITITDRSGNAIAWGSAGTAGFKGARKGTPFAAQLAATATARKAIAQGMKQVAVLVKGPGSGRETAIRSLQSAGLEITSIKDITPIPHNGCRPPKQRRV; translated from the coding sequence TTGGCCAAGCATATCCTTGAAGGCAGAGTATATATTCAGGCTACCTTTAATAATACCATAATTACCATAACTGACAGGAGTGGAAATGCTATTGCCTGGGGTTCGGCTGGAACCGCGGGCTTTAAAGGAGCCCGTAAGGGGACTCCCTTCGCTGCCCAATTAGCAGCCACAGCTACTGCCAGAAAAGCAATTGCGCAGGGTATGAAGCAGGTTGCTGTCCTCGTGAAGGGACCCGGCTCGGGCAGGGAAACAGCTATTCGCTCCTTACAATCAGCGGGATTGGAAATTACCAGCATTAAAGACATAACGCCAATTCCCCATAATGGTTGCCGTCCACCAAAACAGAGAAGAGTGTAA
- the rpsD gene encoding 30S ribosomal protein S4, with protein MARYRGSVCKLCRREKIKLFLKGERCFSPKCPVERQAAVSKGRKQVRIRTRTRLSKYGMQLKEKQKARLMTGVLEKQFRKYFKKAEREKGLPGENLLRLLECRLDNIVFRLGFASSRNQARQLVRHRHTRVNGRCVDIPSYQVRVGDRISLDEKSKQLEIVKVAQEKAKERGLPAWIEFDQSTSTGRILELPKKEEISIPVQEQLIVELYSK; from the coding sequence GTGGCCAGATATCGTGGTTCAGTATGTAAATTATGTCGTCGGGAAAAGATAAAGTTGTTCTTGAAAGGAGAGAGGTGTTTTTCCCCTAAGTGTCCAGTTGAGAGACAGGCTGCTGTTTCTAAGGGCCGGAAACAGGTTCGTATACGTACGCGTACGAGATTATCCAAGTACGGAATGCAACTAAAAGAGAAACAGAAGGCCCGGCTAATGACGGGAGTTCTGGAAAAACAGTTTCGTAAATATTTTAAAAAAGCGGAACGCGAAAAAGGATTGCCTGGTGAAAATCTTCTGAGGCTATTGGAATGTAGGCTGGACAATATCGTTTTTCGTCTGGGATTTGCTTCCTCCAGAAATCAGGCCCGTCAGTTAGTCAGGCACCGACATACAAGAGTGAATGGGCGATGTGTCGATATTCCGTCTTATCAGGTGAGGGTTGGTGACAGAATCTCTTTAGATGAAAAGAGTAAACAGCTGGAAATTGTTAAGGTTGCGCAGGAAAAGGCTAAGGAGCGGGGTCTTCCCGCTTGGATAGAATTCGACCAGTCAACCAGTACAGGGAGAATATTAGAACTTCCTAAGAAGGAAGAGATTTCTATTCCAGTTCAAGAACAGCTAATTGTGGAATTATATTCCAAGTAA
- a CDS encoding DNA-directed RNA polymerase subunit alpha: protein MRLKDFQMPRKLICDEESSSDTYSKFMAEPFEKGYGHTIGNSIRRILLSSLEGAAVTGVKIKGVMHEFSTIPGLVEDVTQIILNLKSLRFKLYSEGPERTYLKATKKGEVTAKDIELNSNIEILNPSTHIATLDKDTNMEMEIEISKGRGYLPAEQNPRANQELGVISVDAIFTPVLRVNYNVENARVGRSIDYDRLILEIWTDGSVKPVDALAYAAKILKDSLNIFIGFEEQSEEEEKPPEKEKTEEVLESVLALPVNIIELTVRSINCLNRAKIKIIEDLVKQTEDKLLGFRNFGKKSLNEIKKKITELGKQKGVELSLGMAIPEKDKKKEKK, encoded by the coding sequence ATGAGGCTTAAAGATTTCCAGATGCCAAGAAAACTTATATGTGATGAAGAGAGTAGCAGCGATACTTATAGTAAGTTTATGGCCGAACCATTCGAGAAAGGGTACGGTCATACGATTGGAAATTCGATACGCAGGATTCTGCTTTCTTCGTTGGAAGGCGCAGCAGTTACTGGCGTGAAAATTAAAGGAGTGATGCATGAGTTTTCCACAATACCTGGGTTGGTTGAAGATGTTACCCAGATAATCTTAAACTTGAAGTCTCTCAGATTCAAACTCTACAGTGAAGGGCCAGAAAGGACATATTTAAAGGCAACAAAAAAAGGAGAAGTAACAGCAAAAGACATTGAGTTAAATAGTAATATCGAAATCTTAAACCCCTCTACCCATATAGCCACTCTGGACAAAGATACCAACATGGAGATGGAAATAGAAATTTCTAAGGGTCGCGGATACTTACCTGCTGAACAGAATCCCCGCGCCAATCAAGAACTAGGCGTGATATCTGTTGACGCAATTTTTACTCCAGTGTTAAGAGTAAACTATAATGTGGAAAATGCTCGCGTGGGCCGATCAATCGATTACGATAGATTGATTCTGGAGATATGGACTGACGGCAGCGTAAAACCGGTCGATGCTTTAGCTTACGCAGCTAAAATTTTGAAAGATTCGCTGAATATATTTATCGGTTTTGAGGAGCAATCCGAAGAAGAGGAGAAACCGCCGGAGAAAGAGAAGACCGAGGAAGTCTTGGAGAGCGTTTTAGCTCTTCCGGTGAATATCATAGAGCTAACTGTCCGTTCTATAAATTGCTTAAATCGCGCCAAAATCAAGATTATCGAAGATCTGGTAAAACAGACTGAGGATAAATTACTGGGTTTCCGAAACTTCGGGAAGAAGTCCTTAAATGAAATAAAGAAAAAGATTACCGAATTGGGCAAACAGAAAGGGGTGGAGCTATCCCTGGGAATGGCTATCCCTGAAAAGGATAAAAAGAAAGAGAAAAAGTAA
- the rplQ gene encoding 50S ribosomal protein L17 — translation MPEGRAGRKLGRTTSGRKALLISLATALFRHEQIITTEAKAKELRRFAEKVITRAKKGGLSSFREVNKEIKDKEVINKIFETLVPRFKEREGGYTKIIKLGYRQGDRARVDLVKLCGPLEKAE, via the coding sequence ATGCCTGAAGGAAGAGCTGGAAGAAAATTGGGTCGCACTACAAGCGGGCGTAAAGCACTGTTGATTAGTCTTGCCACAGCACTATTCAGGCATGAACAGATTATAACCACAGAAGCAAAAGCCAAAGAACTGAGAAGGTTCGCTGAGAAGGTGATTACCAGGGCAAAAAAAGGTGGGTTGAGTAGTTTTCGAGAAGTAAACAAGGAGATTAAAGATAAAGAGGTAATCAATAAAATATTTGAGACTTTGGTACCGAGATTTAAAGAGAGAGAAGGGGGCTATACGAAAATTATTAAATTGGGCTATCGACAAGGGGATAGAGCGAGAGTAGATTTGGTTAAGCTTTGCGGTCCTCTGGAGAAGGCGGAATAA
- a CDS encoding rod shape-determining protein, with amino-acid sequence MFNFLLGLFSNDMGIDLGTSTTLVYVKGQGIVLWEPSVVAINKDTGDILAVGTEAKKMIGKTPANITAFRPMRDGVIADFEVTEKMIRHFIKKVHNQRSLLHPRIVIGVPSCITEVERRAVRDASEQAGAREIHLIDEPMAAAIGAEIPVQDPAGNMVVDIGGGTTEVAVISLGGMVLSRSVRVAGDEVDEAIISYFKKERNLLIGERTAEETKIRIGSALPEKEEKTIEVKGRDLATGLPKTVKVSSREMHEAIKGPIKIILNLIKDTLEDTPAELSADLVDRGIILVGGGALLSGLPELLSKETGLPVNLAPDPLTCVVLGAGTYLEELEKIKQRK; translated from the coding sequence ATGTTTAATTTCCTTTTAGGATTATTTTCCAATGATATGGGGATAGACCTGGGAACATCTACTACCCTTGTATATGTGAAAGGGCAAGGTATTGTCCTCTGGGAACCTTCAGTAGTAGCAATCAATAAAGATACAGGAGATATTTTAGCGGTGGGCACCGAAGCCAAGAAGATGATAGGGAAAACGCCTGCCAATATAACTGCTTTTCGTCCGATGAGGGATGGAGTTATTGCCGACTTTGAAGTAACAGAGAAAATGATTCGACATTTCATAAAGAAGGTGCATAACCAACGGAGCTTACTCCATCCACGGATAGTGATTGGAGTTCCCTCCTGTATTACTGAAGTGGAAAGGCGTGCGGTTAGGGATGCTTCTGAACAGGCGGGAGCACGAGAAATACACTTGATCGATGAACCAATGGCTGCAGCTATCGGTGCTGAAATTCCCGTTCAAGACCCAGCGGGGAATATGGTAGTGGATATTGGAGGGGGCACGACAGAAGTGGCGGTTATTTCTTTAGGAGGCATGGTGCTTTCCAGGTCAGTTCGAGTAGCTGGTGATGAAGTGGATGAAGCGATTATAAGCTATTTTAAAAAGGAAAGAAATTTATTAATCGGAGAAAGAACAGCCGAAGAAACAAAGATCAGGATTGGTTCTGCTTTGCCGGAGAAAGAAGAGAAGACAATTGAAGTTAAAGGGCGCGATCTTGCTACAGGCTTGCCCAAAACTGTCAAGGTTTCTTCTAGAGAGATGCACGAGGCAATAAAAGGCCCAATCAAGATCATTCTAAACCTGATCAAGGATACATTAGAAGATACTCCTGCCGAGTTGTCTGCTGACCTTGTTGACCGGGGGATTATTCTGGTAGGAGGGGGAGCTTTGCTCTCCGGGCTCCCTGAACTATTAAGCAAAGAGACTGGACTTCCGGTCAATCTCGCCCCTGACCCACTAACCTGCGTAGTCCTGGGAGCTGGCACCTATCTGGAAGAACTGGAAAAAATAAAACAGAGGAAATAA
- the mreC gene encoding rod shape-determining protein MreC, with protein MLRLLIIYLSISLLLLIFRTGRTVKVGRALFLYLLAPNPRIVSKLLSETGRIGRSISQLVSAREENKILQERITSLLQEKEKLQETISESKRLKRILNYQEETPYELVSARVVGWTPSLFSSALLIDKGINQGFEKDTPIVAWQEGENPQDPGVADFSLRLNGMAVVGRISESGPNMSKVLLITDANSELAAMVQRSREKGVIAGTGKRFLLLKYLSPTADLEIGDLIITSGMGRTFPAGVVIGSVAEVLRGVGGLEKRARVVPRININQLEDVQIIKK; from the coding sequence TTGCTCAGGCTATTAATAATTTATCTATCCATTTCCCTTTTACTTCTCATTTTTCGCACGGGTCGGACAGTTAAAGTAGGCAGAGCTCTTTTCTTATATTTATTGGCTCCCAATCCCAGGATAGTAAGTAAGCTATTGAGTGAAACTGGTCGAATTGGGAGGAGCATATCTCAGCTCGTTTCTGCTCGTGAAGAAAATAAAATCCTCCAGGAGAGAATAACTTCTCTTCTCCAGGAAAAGGAAAAGCTTCAGGAAACCATTTCTGAGAGCAAGAGGTTAAAGAGAATCCTCAATTACCAGGAGGAAACTCCTTATGAACTGGTTTCAGCCAGAGTGGTAGGATGGACTCCTTCCCTGTTCTCTTCTGCTTTACTCATTGATAAAGGAATAAATCAGGGATTTGAAAAAGATACACCTATAGTTGCCTGGCAGGAAGGAGAAAATCCACAAGATCCTGGAGTAGCAGACTTTAGTCTGCGTTTGAATGGAATGGCGGTAGTGGGCAGGATTAGTGAGTCCGGACCTAATATGAGTAAGGTTCTGTTGATAACCGATGCCAATAGTGAATTGGCGGCCATGGTTCAGAGAAGCAGGGAGAAAGGAGTGATTGCCGGGACAGGAAAGAGGTTTCTTTTGCTCAAATATCTATCTCCCACTGCGGATTTGGAAATTGGCGACCTAATCATAACTTCCGGTATGGGAAGAACATTTCCTGCAGGAGTGGTTATTGGTTCGGTGGCGGAAGTTCTAAGGGGGGTGGGAGGATTGGAGAAGAGGGCGCGGGTAGTTCCCCGGATAAATATAAATCAGTTAGAGGACGTCCAGATAATTAAAAAATGA
- the mreD gene encoding rod shape-determining protein MreD, with protein MKRYIFFLVSLLLFVTIQIVLLRHLAIRNVTPDLILIGVVYFSLKHGPTLGIPIGFFLGLLQDLFAFGLFGANCLIKTLIGFSVGTFQKRLVRGNPMSQIFVVFFACLFQYWSMYWIKIFFGQSPPQVPFFAVIFYPVYNSLLAPLLFWIIEQWEKLWGGGVYAPERDRSAI; from the coding sequence ATGAAAAGATATATCTTCTTTTTGGTATCCCTCCTTCTATTTGTAACAATTCAGATTGTCCTTCTCCGTCACTTAGCCATAAGAAATGTAACTCCCGACCTGATACTAATAGGAGTGGTCTACTTTTCGCTGAAGCATGGTCCTACATTGGGGATTCCCATCGGGTTTTTTTTAGGGTTGCTTCAGGACCTCTTTGCTTTTGGGCTCTTTGGGGCTAACTGTTTAATTAAGACCCTGATTGGCTTTTCTGTGGGAACATTCCAAAAAAGACTGGTTAGAGGAAATCCCATGAGCCAGATATTTGTGGTATTTTTTGCCTGTCTTTTTCAGTATTGGAGTATGTATTGGATAAAAATTTTCTTTGGTCAATCCCCACCTCAGGTGCCGTTCTTTGCAGTTATTTTTTATCCCGTTTATAATAGTCTCCTGGCTCCTTTATTATTCTGGATAATAGAACAATGGGAAAAGTTGTGGGGGGGAGGAGTTTATGCACCAGAGCGAGATCGATCGGCAATTTGA
- the mrdA gene encoding penicillin-binding protein 2, which yields MHQSEIDRQFEAKLQRSLVWFRYFTIAVIAILFIRLFSLQIIKKGELYKLSEANRIQLFFDPAPRGIIYDRNGKVMVENIGSFSVLFSPTSLTREETEEILKKLGEILNLDYHSILAKVHSSIRQPLNILLAENVPRPKVFCLAEEKVNLPGVNIEVQPKRHYLHRNFASHLLGHLGEIGPKELRALSRAGYRLGDIIGKSGVEKIYDSSLRGRSGGRQVEMDARGRQIRIISSVLPEEGDSLILTLDERIQKLCEDSLKGKAGAICVINPANGEVLALASKPDFDPNLFTERLTPSRTQELFTDPGLPMFNRAIQSQYAPGSLFKIITAIAALEEGVISVDETMSCRGSLQIGNREFKCWREKGHGRLHIVQAIAKSCDVFFYQLGLKVGGDKIAKYARMLGLAEKIGISLPSEARGLVPDSTWKKINFGERWYPGDTANMSIGQGYLEVSPLQMASLISLVANGGIIYKPFIVKKIIDGQGNVIKTFPPEVMGEVKISSGTLSIVRRGLREAVLSGTSQVVKFKRLSVAGKTGTAENPHGEDHAWFICYAPEEAPIIALAVLVEHGGHGASAAAPLARQILNGIFTLKGEKEPEIFVYKD from the coding sequence ATGCACCAGAGCGAGATCGATCGGCAATTTGAGGCGAAACTCCAGAGATCTCTGGTCTGGTTTAGATATTTTACAATCGCCGTTATTGCCATTCTTTTCATAAGGCTATTCAGCCTGCAAATAATCAAAAAAGGGGAACTTTACAAACTTTCCGAAGCCAACCGTATCCAGCTTTTTTTCGACCCTGCTCCCCGGGGAATTATCTACGACCGGAATGGCAAAGTTATGGTGGAGAATATAGGGTCCTTTTCGGTTCTCTTCTCACCCACCAGTTTGACCCGCGAGGAAACGGAAGAGATACTTAAAAAATTAGGCGAGATTCTAAATTTGGACTACCATTCGATATTAGCAAAAGTGCACTCTTCGATTCGCCAGCCACTAAATATCCTTCTGGCTGAGAACGTTCCCCGCCCCAAGGTCTTCTGCCTGGCAGAGGAGAAAGTTAACCTTCCTGGTGTAAATATTGAAGTCCAACCTAAACGCCATTATCTACACAGAAATTTCGCCAGCCATCTTTTGGGTCATCTAGGAGAAATCGGACCAAAGGAGCTACGAGCTCTATCTAGGGCTGGATACAGGTTGGGGGATATTATCGGAAAATCTGGCGTAGAGAAGATTTATGATAGTTCTTTACGCGGGAGAAGTGGTGGTCGACAGGTAGAGATGGATGCCAGGGGTCGCCAGATTAGAATAATTAGTAGCGTCTTGCCTGAGGAAGGCGATAGTCTAATTCTGACCCTTGATGAGAGAATCCAGAAGCTCTGTGAGGATTCCCTGAAGGGTAAAGCAGGTGCAATCTGTGTAATTAACCCTGCCAATGGAGAGGTCTTAGCCCTGGCAAGTAAACCCGATTTCGACCCCAATCTGTTTACCGAACGTCTCACTCCATCTCGCACCCAGGAGTTATTTACCGACCCAGGACTTCCTATGTTCAATAGGGCAATTCAAAGTCAGTATGCTCCTGGCTCTCTATTTAAAATTATTACCGCCATAGCTGCTCTGGAAGAGGGAGTCATCAGTGTAGATGAGACTATGAGCTGCCGGGGGAGCTTGCAAATCGGAAATAGAGAGTTTAAGTGTTGGAGAGAAAAAGGGCATGGTCGTTTGCACATTGTTCAGGCGATTGCTAAATCTTGTGATGTATTTTTCTATCAGCTCGGTTTAAAAGTGGGTGGGGACAAGATAGCAAAATACGCTCGCATGCTGGGATTGGCGGAAAAAATTGGCATTTCCCTGCCCTCAGAGGCAAGGGGTCTCGTCCCGGATTCCACCTGGAAAAAGATAAATTTTGGTGAACGGTGGTATCCTGGTGATACAGCTAATATGAGCATTGGTCAGGGTTATCTGGAAGTTAGTCCTCTACAGATGGCAAGTTTAATTAGTCTGGTAGCTAATGGAGGTATAATTTATAAACCTTTTATTGTTAAGAAAATAATTGATGGGCAGGGGAATGTAATTAAGACTTTCCCGCCCGAAGTGATGGGAGAGGTGAAAATTTCTTCGGGGACACTCTCCATCGTAAGAAGGGGACTCAGAGAAGCTGTTCTCTCCGGCACTTCTCAGGTAGTAAAGTTTAAAAGATTGAGTGTGGCGGGCAAGACGGGAACTGCGGAGAATCCCCATGGGGAAGACCACGCCTGGTTTATCTGCTATGCGCCAGAAGAGGCTCCCATAATTGCTTTAGCCGTCCTGGTGGAACACGGGGGGCATGGAGCTAGTGCGGCTGCACCTTTAGCCAGACAGATATTGAATGGAATATTTACTCTTAAGGGAGAGAAAGAACCAGAAATTTTCGTCTATAAAGACTAA
- the rodA gene encoding rod shape-determining protein RodA yields the protein MRLKDISVRFDYYLFFAMVLLVAIGCLMIYSAMYGSPAKTPFYARQGFYALLGMAVIIVVMGINYQLFSQYGKWIYLFSLLLLVLTLLFGKSAHGARSWLPIGNLTFQTAEFAKLGLIIMLAQHLTNYPEAVKRISGLIVPFLLVLVPVALIVLQPDPGSALVFLVIFLAMLYLGGAKVIYLVSFISMGILASGIPLLLALDSQNKTFFPRIFSNLGSTLGFIIVVIAVIGLVCYVLSRLKFRVGVNHFLFTSLVVSGGIMLSYPLDLFLKEYQKMRLVCFIKPSIDPLGAGYHIIQSQISIGSGGFLGKGLLTGTQGKLGFLPVQHTDFIFSLFSEEMGFLGAGLLILLFSILLLRAIRIASLARNRFGSLLAGGIVAMFLFQIIVNLGMTMGIMPITGLPLPFVSYGGSALITYMAGAGILLNIYSRRLTYW from the coding sequence ATGCGCCTTAAAGACATTTCTGTAAGATTCGATTACTATCTATTTTTTGCCATGGTTCTCCTTGTTGCCATTGGCTGTTTAATGATTTATAGTGCAATGTATGGAAGCCCGGCGAAAACTCCTTTCTATGCAAGACAAGGTTTTTATGCTCTCCTGGGGATGGCAGTAATAATAGTTGTAATGGGTATAAATTACCAGTTATTCAGTCAGTATGGGAAATGGATATACCTATTTTCACTTCTTCTATTAGTTCTCACTCTATTATTCGGTAAGAGTGCACATGGCGCCCGCAGCTGGCTTCCTATTGGGAATCTCACGTTTCAGACTGCTGAGTTCGCCAAGCTCGGTCTGATTATTATGCTCGCTCAACACCTAACCAATTATCCCGAGGCGGTGAAGAGAATTTCCGGACTGATAGTTCCTTTCTTGTTAGTTCTTGTCCCTGTGGCACTTATTGTATTGCAACCCGACCCGGGCTCGGCTCTGGTCTTTCTGGTAATATTTTTGGCAATGTTATATCTTGGAGGAGCGAAGGTAATCTATCTCGTATCCTTTATCTCTATGGGAATTTTAGCTTCAGGAATTCCTTTACTTTTGGCTCTCGACTCTCAAAATAAGACTTTTTTTCCCAGAATTTTCAGTAACCTTGGATCCACTCTTGGCTTTATAATAGTCGTTATTGCAGTTATTGGGCTCGTCTGTTATGTCTTATCCAGGCTTAAATTTCGTGTAGGGGTTAACCATTTTCTGTTCACTTCCTTAGTTGTCTCCGGTGGAATTATGCTTTCTTATCCTTTAGACCTCTTTCTAAAAGAGTATCAGAAGATGAGATTGGTCTGCTTCATTAAACCGTCCATCGACCCATTAGGTGCCGGATACCATATAATTCAATCCCAAATCTCCATTGGTTCAGGTGGCTTCCTGGGGAAGGGGCTGTTAACAGGAACTCAAGGGAAACTGGGTTTTCTTCCAGTGCAACATACAGATTTCATCTTCTCCCTCTTTTCGGAGGAAATGGGATTTCTTGGCGCTGGCTTGTTGATTTTACTCTTCTCCATTTTGCTCTTGCGGGCAATAAGAATTGCTTCCCTGGCAAGGAACCGTTTTGGAAGCCTGTTAGCAGGGGGCATTGTGGCTATGTTCCTTTTCCAGATTATTGTTAATTTGGGAATGACTATGGGAATTATGCCGATTACCGGGCTTCCTTTACCTTTTGTCAGCTATGGAGGCTCTGCCCTGATTACTTATATGGCTGGGGCAGGGATTCTTTTGAATATCTACAGTCGCCGCCTTACGTATTGGTAA
- a CDS encoding TIGR03960 family B12-binding radical SAM protein, which translates to MEKTVLDDILPFVSKPGRYMGNEWNVVHKDWESAQVKVVLCYPDIYELGMSNLGLQILYSIINQRQDSLAERVYAPGLDVEEILKDREIPLFSLESKKPLKDFDIIGFTLQHELSYTNVLNILNLANIPLRSRNRNGKFPLIIAGGPSVSNPEPLADFIDAFVLGDGEEVIEEIIETYKKWSSRLQSAFRNKGNGFLKALAKIPGVYVPSLYEVNYKEDGTIQRMERKEDGIPERIDKRVVDLETSHYPLAPLVPLIDISQNRLNLEIQRGCPHSCRFCQSQAVYGPCRVRPKKRLLEIAKVSLKSTGYDEMSLTSLSSTDYPGIEELIGEFLACFGKNHTSISLPSLRPDKFSLALAIQIQKIRKTGLTFAPETGSERLRKLIGKKISDEEFTSTISQAYNAGWRLVKLYFMIGLPTEEEEDIEAIIELVKELKKRHKNLNFNITIAPFVPKPHTSFQLLPMEKLTELRRKKDYLSRRLPAQVKGHIVESSFLEAVFSRGDRRLGMVLEKAWEMGCKFDQWKEHFRFPVWQEAFSKCSIDPDFYVYRKRDSEEILPWSHLEFWGHPNSRDTILNSRMA; encoded by the coding sequence TTGGAAAAGACCGTGCTGGACGACATTTTACCGTTTGTTTCTAAACCGGGCAGGTATATGGGTAATGAGTGGAATGTAGTCCATAAAGATTGGGAAAGCGCCCAGGTAAAAGTTGTTTTATGTTACCCTGATATCTATGAACTGGGCATGTCTAACCTGGGACTACAAATTCTCTATTCTATTATTAACCAGAGGCAAGACTCACTTGCTGAAAGGGTCTATGCCCCGGGATTAGATGTGGAAGAGATATTGAAGGATAGAGAAATTCCTCTTTTTTCCCTGGAGTCAAAGAAACCTCTTAAGGATTTCGATATTATTGGTTTTACTCTACAGCACGAATTATCCTATACCAATGTTTTGAACATCTTAAATTTAGCAAACATTCCCCTTCGTTCCCGGAACCGAAATGGGAAATTTCCCTTAATAATAGCGGGTGGTCCTTCTGTTTCTAATCCCGAACCTTTAGCCGATTTTATTGATGCTTTTGTCCTGGGAGACGGGGAGGAAGTAATAGAAGAAATTATAGAAACTTATAAGAAGTGGAGTAGCAGACTTCAGTCTGCGTTTAGAAATAAGGGAAATGGGTTCCTTAAAGCACTGGCAAAGATTCCCGGAGTCTATGTACCATCGTTATATGAAGTAAATTATAAAGAAGATGGCACTATCCAACGGATGGAGAGGAAAGAAGATGGAATCCCCGAAAGGATAGATAAGAGAGTAGTAGACCTGGAGACCTCTCACTATCCTCTGGCGCCACTGGTACCATTAATCGATATATCACAGAATCGGTTGAACTTAGAGATACAGCGAGGTTGTCCCCATAGTTGCCGCTTCTGTCAAAGCCAAGCAGTATATGGACCTTGCCGGGTAAGGCCCAAAAAGAGATTGCTGGAAATTGCTAAAGTCTCTTTAAAATCGACTGGTTATGATGAGATGTCTCTAACCTCCCTTTCCTCTACCGATTATCCTGGAATTGAGGAACTTATTGGTGAATTCTTAGCTTGCTTTGGAAAGAATCACACTTCCATCTCTTTACCTTCTCTAAGACCGGATAAGTTTTCCCTCGCTCTGGCAATCCAGATTCAAAAGATTAGGAAGACAGGATTAACTTTTGCCCCGGAAACAGGAAGTGAAAGATTGCGCAAATTAATTGGTAAGAAAATTAGTGATGAAGAGTTCACTTCTACCATTTCCCAGGCCTATAATGCTGGCTGGAGGCTGGTGAAATTATACTTTATGATTGGTCTGCCTACTGAAGAAGAAGAGGATATTGAAGCGATAATAGAACTGGTAAAAGAACTAAAGAAGAGACACAAAAACTTAAACTTTAACATAACCATTGCTCCCTTTGTTCCCAAACCACATACTTCTTTCCAATTGCTCCCTATGGAAAAGCTTACAGAATTGAGAAGGAAAAAGGATTATCTTTCTCGCCGACTTCCCGCCCAGGTTAAGGGTCATATTGTGGAATCTTCTTTTTTAGAAGCTGTGTTCAGCAGGGGAGATAGGAGACTGGGAATGGTTCTGGAAAAGGCCTGGGAAATGGGTTGTAAATTTGACCAGTGGAAAGAACATTTTCGTTTCCCTGTCTGGCAGGAAGCTTTCTCCAAGTGTTCTATTGACCCCGACTTCTATGTCTATCGAAAGAGAGACTCTGAGGAAATATTACCCTGGAGTCATCTCGAATTCTGGGGACATCCGAATTCTAGGGACACAATACTTAATTCCAGGATGGCATAA